A genome region from Brassica oleracea var. oleracea cultivar TO1000 chromosome C2, BOL, whole genome shotgun sequence includes the following:
- the LOC106327550 gene encoding auxin efflux carrier component 4: MITWHDLYTVLTAVVPLYVAMILAYGSVRWWKIFSPDQCSGINRFVAIFAVPLLSFHFISTNNPYAMNLRFIAADTLQKIIMLVLLGLWASLTKKGSLEWMITIFSLSTLPNTLVMGIPLLIAMYGVEAGSLMVQVVVLQCIIWYTLLLFLFEYRGAKLLIMEQFPETGASIVSFKVESDVVSLDGHDFLETDAEIGNDGKLHVTVRKSNASRRSLTMTPRPSNLTGAEIYSMSSTPRGSNFNHSDFYSVMGFPGGRLSNFGPADMYSVQSSRGPTPRPSNFEENNAVKYGFYPNSSVPAGAGSYPVPNPEFSSGTAGSVKPNKTPTDNQQLEKKGSHDAKELHMFVWSSSASPEHVAAEQSEQGAKEIRMVVSDPPRKSDVRGGDDMDLGEVEREIEKATAGLNKVGSSSAAELEAAGGDTGGGGGKATHMPPASVVTRLILIMVWRKLIRNPNTYSSLIGLIWALVAYRWHVAMPKILQQSISILSDAGLGMAMFSLGLFMALQPKIIACGNSVATFAMAVRFLTGPAIMAVASLIIGLHGDLLRIAIVQAALPQGIVPFVFAKEYNVHPTILSTAVIFGMLIALPITLVYYIFLGL; encoded by the exons ATGATCACGTGGCACGACTTGTACACCGTTCTCACGGCGGTTGTTCCGCTTTACGTCGCCATGATACTAGCCTACGGTTCCGTCCGGTGGTGGAAAATATTCTCCCCAGACCAGTGCTCCGGCATCAACCGCTTCGTGGCCATATTCGCCGTCCCTCTCCTCTCCTTCCACTTCATCTCCACCAACAATCCCTACGCCATGAACCTCCGCTTCATCGCCGCCGACACGCTTCAGAAGATCATCATGCTCGTCTTGCTTGGCCTATGGGCGAGCCTGACGAAGAAAGGAAGCTTGGAGTGGATGATCACCATCTTCTCTCTCAGCACGCTTCCCAACACTCTCGTCATGGGGATCCCTCTCTTGATCGCCATGTACGGAGTTGAAGCGGGATCTCTCATGGTCCAGGTCGTTGTGCTTCAGTGTATCATTTGGTACACCCTCCTTCTCTTTCTCTTCGAGTACCGTGGCGCGAAGCTTCTGATCATGGAGCAGTTCCCGGAGACGGGGGCGTCTATTGTCTCCTTTAAGGTGGAGTCCGACGTGGTTTCTCTAGACGGGCATGATTTTCTTGAGACGGATGCTGAGATCGGTAACGACGGGAAGCTTCACGTCACGGTGAGGAAGTCGAACGCGTCGAGGCGGTCGCTGACGATGACGCCTCGGCCTTCGAATCTTACCGGAGCTGAGATTTATAGTATGAGTTCGACTCCGAGAGGTTCGAATTTTAATCACTCTGATTTTTACTCGGTGATGGGGTTTCCCGGTGGGAGGCTGTCTAATTTCGGTCCGGCGGATATGTACTCCGTTCAGTCTTCCCGTGGCCCGACTCCACGACCGTCCAACTTCGAAGAGAACAACGCCGTGAAGTACGGGTTTTACCCTAACAGTTCGGTTCCAGCAGGAGCCGGATCGTACCCGGTTCCGAATCCGGAGTTTTCTTCCGGTACGGCGGGTTCAGTTAAACCGAACAAAACTCCTACAGATAACCAACAGCTGGAAAAGAAAGGGAGTCATGACGCCAAGGAGCTTCACATGTTTGTCTGGAGCTCCAGCGCTTCGCCGGAGCACGTGGCAGCTGAGCAATCTGAACAAGGCGCAAAGGAGATCCGGATGGTTGTCTCTGATCCACCGAGGAAGAGTGATGTTCGAG GTGGTGATGATATGGACCTTGGAGAGGTTGAAAGAGAGATAGAGAAAGCAACGGCAGGGCTGAACAAGGTGGGGTCCAGTTCCGCGGCTGAGCTAGAGGCAGCCGGTGGAGATACTGGCGGTGGCGGTGGGAAGGCAACTCACATGCCACCGGCAAGCGTGGTGACTCGTCTTATTCTGATAATGGTGTGGCGAAAGCTCATCCGAAACCCAAACACTTATTCCAGTCTCATCGGTCTCATCTGGGCTCTTGTTGCTTACCG ATGGCATGTGGCTATGCCCAAAATACTACAACAATCTATCTCCATACTCTCAGATGCTGGTCTTGGAATGGCTATGTTCAGCTTAG GTTTGTTCATGGCCCTTCAACCCAAAATCATTGCTTGTGGGAACTCAGTCGCTACGTTCGCCATGGCCGTCAGGTTTCTAACCGGACCCGCCATCATGGCTGTTGCTTCGCTCATCATTGGGCTACACGGCGACCTCCTCCGTATAGCCATCGTTCAG GCTGCGTTGCCTCAAGGAATAGTTCCGTTTGTGTTTGCAAAAGAGTACAATGTGCATCCCACGATTCTCAGCACTGC GGTTATTTTTGGAATGCTAATAGCCTTACCAATTACTTTGGTGTACTATATCTTTCTTGGCCTTTGA